Proteins encoded together in one Pseudomonas sp. ADAK13 window:
- the guaD gene encoding guanine deaminase, whose amino-acid sequence MPLTRKAYRAAILHSIADPAEVGIEASYEYFEDGLLVIDNGQISALGHASELLPSLPADIEVTHYQDALITPGLIDTHIHLPQTGMVGAYGEQLLDWLNTYTFPCESQFADKAHAEEVAGIFIKELLRNGTTTALVFGSVHPQSVNSFFEAAEKLDLRMIAGKVMMDRNAPDYLTDTAESGYAESKALIERWHGKGRLHYAVTPRFAPTSTPEQLTLAGQLLGEYPDLYMQTHISENLQEVEWVKELFPERSGYLDVYDHYKLLGERSVFAHGVHLCDDECARLAEAGSAVAFCPTSNFFLGSGLFNLPMAEKHKLNVGLGTDVGGGTSFSLLQTLNEAYKVMQLQGARLSPFKSLYLATLGGARALRLEDKIGTLQPGTDADFLVLDYNATPLLSYRLKQANNIAETLFVLMTLGDDRAVLQTYAAGQLVHQR is encoded by the coding sequence ATGCCTTTGACACGAAAAGCCTACCGTGCCGCCATCTTGCACAGCATCGCCGACCCTGCCGAGGTAGGAATCGAAGCCTCCTACGAGTATTTCGAAGACGGCCTGCTGGTGATCGACAACGGCCAGATCAGCGCCCTCGGCCACGCCAGCGAATTACTCCCCAGCCTGCCCGCCGACATCGAGGTCACCCATTATCAGGACGCGCTGATCACCCCCGGCCTGATCGACACCCACATTCACCTGCCGCAAACCGGCATGGTCGGCGCCTATGGCGAGCAGTTGCTGGACTGGCTCAACACCTACACCTTCCCGTGTGAAAGCCAGTTCGCCGACAAGGCCCACGCCGAAGAAGTCGCGGGGATTTTCATCAAGGAACTGCTGCGCAACGGCACCACCACCGCGCTGGTATTCGGCAGCGTGCACCCGCAGTCCGTGAACTCGTTTTTTGAAGCCGCCGAGAAGCTCGACCTGCGGATGATCGCCGGCAAAGTGATGATGGACCGCAACGCGCCGGACTATCTGACCGACACCGCGGAATCCGGCTACGCAGAAAGCAAGGCACTGATCGAGCGCTGGCATGGCAAGGGCCGTTTGCACTACGCGGTGACGCCACGTTTCGCACCGACCAGTACGCCCGAACAACTGACCCTTGCCGGGCAGTTGCTGGGGGAATACCCGGACCTGTATATGCAGACCCACATCAGTGAAAACCTGCAGGAAGTGGAATGGGTGAAGGAACTGTTCCCGGAGCGCAGCGGCTACCTGGACGTGTACGACCATTACAAACTGCTGGGCGAGCGCTCGGTGTTCGCCCACGGCGTGCACCTGTGTGACGACGAATGCGCACGGCTGGCGGAAGCGGGTTCGGCAGTCGCGTTCTGCCCGACGTCGAACTTCTTCCTGGGCAGCGGGTTGTTCAACCTGCCGATGGCCGAGAAGCACAAGCTGAATGTCGGCCTGGGTACGGATGTCGGTGGCGGCACCAGCTTCTCGCTGCTGCAAACCCTGAACGAAGCTTACAAGGTGATGCAGTTGCAAGGCGCGCGGTTGAGCCCGTTCAAGTCGCTGTACCTGGCCACCTTGGGCGGTGCGCGGGCGCTGCGGCTGGAAGACAAGATCGGCACGTTGCAACCGGGCACTGACGCAGACTTTTTGGTGCTGGATTACAACGCCACGCCACTGCTCAGCTATCGCCTGAAGCAGGCCAATAACATCGCCGAGACGCTGTTTGTGTTGATGACGCTGGGGGATGACCGGGCGGTGTTGCAGACGTATGCGGCGGGGCAATTGGTGCACCAACGCTGA
- a CDS encoding YggL family protein encodes MATNRSRRLRKKLCVDEFQELGFELNLDFKEGLDDEAVDAFLEAFLTEAMDGNGLDYVGGDDFGLVCKATRGSVNEEQRAAVEAWLKARPELTRVEVSALLDAWHPEKPINPAV; translated from the coding sequence ATGGCGACTAACCGTTCCCGGCGTCTGCGCAAAAAACTGTGCGTTGATGAATTTCAAGAGCTGGGTTTCGAACTGAACCTGGACTTCAAAGAAGGTTTGGACGATGAAGCGGTTGACGCTTTCCTCGAAGCATTCCTGACCGAAGCGATGGACGGCAACGGCCTGGACTACGTCGGCGGTGATGACTTCGGTCTGGTTTGCAAAGCCACCCGTGGTTCGGTCAACGAAGAGCAGCGTGCCGCTGTTGAAGCGTGGCTGAAGGCTCGTCCAGAGCTGACCCGCGTTGAAGTCAGCGCCCTGTTGGACGCTTGGCATCCAGAAAAGCCGATCAACCCGGCAGTCTGA
- the xdhB gene encoding xanthine dehydrogenase molybdopterin binding subunit, with protein sequence MSNHHAVEKSQAELAELFAKDLTSGVGRSVKHDSAAKHVSGEAQYIDDRLEFPNQLHLYARMSDRAHAKIISIDTAPCYAFDGVRIVITHEDVPGLKDIGPLMPGDPLLAIDTVQFVGQVVLAVAARDLETARKAAMAAVIEYEDLEPVLDVVEAFRKKHFVLDSHTHQRGDSAGALATAKNRIQGTLHIGGQEHFYLETQISSVMPTEDGGMIVYCSTQNPTEVQKLVAEVLDVSMNKIVVDMRRMGGGFGGKETQAASPACLCAVVARLTGQPTKMRLPRVEDMLMTGKRHPFYIEYDVGFDDTGRLHGINLDLAGNCGCSPDLSNSIVDRAMFHSDNSYYLGDATVNGHRCKTNTASNTAYRGFGGPQGMVAIEEVMDAIARHLALDPLAVRKANYYGKTERNVTHYYQTVEHNMLEEMTAELEHSSQYAERREAIRRYNANSPILKKGLALTPVKFGISFTASFLNQAGALIHIYTDGSIHLNHGGTEMGQGLNIKVAQVVAEIFQVEIDRVQITATNTDKVPNTSPTAASSGADLNGKAAQNAAETIKQRLVEFAARKYEVSEADVEFHNGHVRVRDHILTFEALIQQAYFAQVSLSSTGFYKTPKIFYDRSQARGRPFYYFAFGAACCEVIVDTLTGEYKMLRTDILHDVGASLNPAIDIGQVEGGFIQGMGWLTMEELVWNNKGKLMTNGPASYKIPAVADMPLDLRVKLVENRKNPEDTVFHSKAVGEPPFMLGIASWCAIKDAVASLGDYRHQPKIDAPATPERVLWGCEQMRQLTAAKAVETETELASL encoded by the coding sequence ATGTCTAACCATCACGCCGTGGAAAAATCCCAGGCCGAACTCGCCGAACTGTTTGCCAAGGACCTGACCAGCGGAGTCGGTCGCAGCGTCAAGCACGACAGCGCCGCCAAGCACGTCTCGGGCGAGGCGCAGTACATCGATGATCGCCTGGAATTCCCCAACCAGTTGCACCTGTATGCACGCATGTCGGACCGCGCCCACGCGAAGATCATCAGCATCGACACCGCGCCCTGCTACGCCTTCGACGGCGTGCGCATCGTCATCACCCACGAAGACGTACCGGGCCTGAAAGACATCGGCCCGCTGATGCCCGGTGACCCGCTGCTGGCCATCGACACTGTGCAGTTTGTCGGCCAGGTGGTGCTGGCGGTTGCCGCCCGCGACCTGGAAACCGCGCGCAAAGCCGCCATGGCCGCCGTGATCGAATACGAAGACCTGGAGCCGGTGCTGGACGTGGTCGAGGCGTTTCGCAAAAAGCATTTCGTGCTGGACAGCCATACGCACCAACGCGGTGATTCCGCCGGCGCGCTGGCGACCGCAAAAAATCGTATCCAGGGCACCCTGCACATCGGTGGCCAGGAACACTTCTACCTGGAAACCCAAATCTCTTCGGTGATGCCGACCGAGGACGGCGGCATGATCGTCTACTGCTCCACGCAAAACCCTACCGAAGTGCAGAAACTGGTGGCCGAAGTCCTCGACGTGTCCATGAACAAAATCGTCGTCGACATGCGCCGCATGGGCGGTGGTTTTGGCGGCAAGGAAACCCAGGCGGCCAGCCCGGCGTGCCTGTGCGCGGTGGTCGCACGCCTCACCGGCCAGCCAACCAAAATGCGCTTGCCACGGGTCGAAGACATGCTGATGACCGGCAAGCGCCACCCGTTCTACATCGAGTACGACGTGGGCTTCGACGACACCGGCCGCCTGCACGGTATCAATCTGGACCTGGCGGGCAACTGTGGCTGCTCGCCGGACCTGTCGAACTCGATTGTCGACCGTGCCATGTTCCACTCCGACAACTCGTATTACCTGGGCGATGCCACGGTCAACGGTCACCGTTGCAAGACCAACACCGCGTCCAATACGGCTTACCGTGGCTTCGGCGGGCCCCAGGGCATGGTCGCCATCGAGGAAGTGATGGACGCCATTGCGCGCCACCTTGCGCTCGATCCGCTGGCCGTGCGCAAGGCCAACTACTACGGCAAGACCGAGCGCAACGTCACCCACTACTACCAGACCGTCGAGCACAACATGCTCGAAGAGATGACCGCCGAACTCGAACACAGCAGCCAGTATGCCGAGCGCCGCGAAGCGATCCGTCGCTACAACGCCAACAGCCCGATCCTGAAAAAAGGCCTGGCGCTGACCCCGGTGAAATTCGGGATTTCGTTCACCGCCAGCTTCCTCAACCAGGCCGGTGCGCTGATCCACATCTACACCGACGGCAGCATCCACCTGAACCACGGCGGCACCGAGATGGGCCAGGGCTTGAACATCAAGGTCGCGCAAGTGGTGGCCGAGATATTCCAGGTGGAAATCGACCGCGTGCAGATCACCGCCACCAACACCGACAAGGTGCCCAACACCTCGCCGACGGCCGCTTCCAGCGGTGCCGACTTGAACGGCAAGGCCGCGCAGAATGCTGCCGAAACCATCAAGCAACGCCTGGTGGAATTTGCCGCGCGCAAGTATGAAGTCAGCGAGGCCGACGTTGAATTCCACAACGGGCATGTGCGGGTTCGCGATCATATCCTGACGTTTGAGGCGCTGATCCAGCAGGCGTATTTCGCCCAGGTGTCGCTGTCGAGCACCGGTTTCTACAAGACTCCGAAAATCTTCTACGACCGTAGCCAGGCACGCGGTCGGCCGTTCTACTACTTCGCCTTCGGCGCGGCCTGTTGTGAGGTGATCGTCGACACGCTGACCGGCGAATACAAAATGCTGCGCACCGACATCCTGCACGATGTGGGTGCCTCGCTGAACCCGGCCATCGACATCGGCCAGGTCGAAGGCGGCTTCATCCAGGGCATGGGCTGGCTGACCATGGAAGAGCTGGTCTGGAATAACAAGGGCAAGCTGATGACCAACGGCCCGGCCAGCTACAAGATCCCGGCCGTGGCCGACATGCCGCTGGACCTGCGGGTGAAGCTGGTGGAAAACCGCAAGAACCCGGAAGACACGGTGTTCCACTCCAAGGCCGTGGGTGAGCCGCCGTTCATGCTCGGCATCGCCTCGTGGTGTGCGATCAAGGATGCCGTGGCGAGCCTGGGTGACTATCGCCATCAGCCGAAGATTGATGCACCGGCGACCCCGGAGCGGGTGTTGTGGGGCTGTGAGCAGATGCGCCAACTGACCGCCGCAAAAGCTGTGGAAACCGAAACCGAGCTGGCTTCGCTCTAG
- the xdhC gene encoding xanthine dehydrogenase accessory protein XdhC: MNNWISALADLQNQGEPCVLVTIIEELGSTPRNAGSKMVISAAHTFDTIGGGHLEYKAMQIARDMLVRGQQNTHLERFSLGASLGQCCGGVTVLLFEPMGQVQAQIAVFGAGHVGRALVPLLASLPCRVRWIDSREQEFPEHIPQGVRKIVSEEPVDEIDNLPVGSYCIVMTHNHALDLELTAALLKRNDFTYFGLIGSKTKRVKFEHRLRDRGFDTAQLQRMHCPMGLTEVKGKLPVEIAISIAGEIIATYNANFGQHTASAEPIAKLLPVSRRSQATN; this comes from the coding sequence ATGAACAACTGGATCAGCGCCCTCGCCGACCTGCAGAACCAGGGTGAACCCTGCGTGCTGGTGACCATCATCGAAGAGCTCGGCTCCACGCCACGCAATGCCGGCTCAAAGATGGTCATCAGTGCCGCCCACACGTTCGACACCATCGGTGGCGGGCACCTGGAATACAAGGCCATGCAGATCGCCCGGGACATGCTCGTGCGCGGCCAGCAGAACACCCACCTGGAGCGCTTCAGCCTCGGCGCCAGCCTGGGCCAGTGCTGCGGCGGCGTGACGGTTTTGTTGTTCGAACCGATGGGCCAGGTGCAGGCGCAGATCGCGGTGTTCGGCGCCGGCCACGTGGGCCGCGCGCTGGTGCCGTTGCTGGCCAGCCTGCCGTGCCGGGTGCGCTGGATCGATTCCAGGGAACAGGAATTCCCGGAACACATCCCTCAGGGCGTGCGTAAAATCGTCAGCGAAGAGCCGGTGGATGAAATCGACAACTTGCCTGTGGGCAGTTACTGCATCGTCATGACCCACAACCACGCCCTGGACCTGGAACTGACCGCCGCCCTGCTCAAGCGCAATGACTTCACCTACTTCGGCCTGATCGGTTCGAAGACCAAGCGCGTCAAGTTCGAACATCGCCTGCGGGATCGCGGTTTCGACACCGCGCAACTGCAACGCATGCATTGCCCGATGGGGCTGACTGAGGTCAAAGGCAAATTGCCTGTGGAAATCGCCATCTCCATCGCCGGCGAAATCATCGCCACCTATAACGCCAACTTCGGCCAGCACACTGCAAGCGCCGAACCCATTGCCAAACTGCTGCCGGTTTCGCGCCGCAGCCAAGCGACTAACTGA
- a CDS encoding benzoate/H(+) symporter BenE family transporter, producing the protein MSDVPQARLRPLADTSPSAIVAGFIAMMTGYTSSLVLMFQAGQAAGLTTAQISSWIWAISIGMAVCSIGLSLRYRTPITIAWSTPGAALLITSLGGVSYGEAIGAYITCAVLVTICGLTGSFEKLVKRIPASLAAALLAGILFKIGSEIFVAAQHRTGLVLGMFFTYLVIKRLSPRYAVLAALLIGTALSGLMGLLDFSGFHLEVATPVWTTPHFSLAATISIGIPLFVVAMTSQNMPGVAVLRADGYNVPASPLITTTGLASLVLAPFGSHGINLAAISAAICTGPHAHEDRNKRYTAAVWCGIFYGVAGVFGATLAALFAALPKELVLSIAALALFGSIINGLSIAMNEPKEREAALITFMVTASGLTLFSIGSAFWGIVAGVLTLVILNWRKA; encoded by the coding sequence ATGTCAGACGTCCCCCAAGCGCGATTACGCCCACTGGCCGACACTTCGCCTTCGGCCATCGTCGCCGGTTTCATTGCCATGATGACCGGCTACACCAGCTCCCTGGTGCTGATGTTTCAAGCCGGACAAGCCGCCGGCCTGACCACGGCGCAGATTTCCTCGTGGATCTGGGCGATCTCCATCGGCATGGCGGTGTGCAGCATCGGCCTGTCCTTGCGCTACCGCACGCCGATCACCATTGCCTGGTCGACCCCGGGCGCGGCGCTGTTGATCACCAGCCTGGGCGGCGTGAGTTACGGCGAAGCCATCGGCGCCTACATCACCTGCGCGGTGCTGGTGACGATCTGCGGGCTCACCGGCAGCTTCGAAAAGCTCGTCAAGCGCATCCCGGCTTCCCTGGCGGCGGCCTTGCTGGCGGGGATTCTGTTCAAGATCGGCAGCGAGATTTTCGTCGCCGCGCAGCACCGTACCGGGCTGGTACTGGGGATGTTCTTCACTTACCTGGTCATCAAGCGTCTGTCGCCGCGTTATGCCGTGCTCGCCGCGCTGCTGATCGGCACGGCGTTGTCCGGGCTGATGGGGTTGCTGGACTTCAGCGGTTTCCACCTGGAAGTGGCGACGCCGGTGTGGACCACGCCACACTTCTCTCTGGCGGCGACCATCAGCATCGGCATCCCGCTGTTCGTGGTGGCCATGACCTCGCAAAACATGCCGGGGGTCGCGGTGCTGCGGGCCGATGGCTATAACGTGCCCGCCTCGCCCCTGATCACCACCACCGGCCTGGCCTCGCTGGTGCTTGCGCCGTTTGGCTCCCATGGCATCAACCTCGCGGCCATCAGCGCGGCGATCTGCACCGGGCCCCACGCCCATGAAGACCGTAACAAGCGCTATACCGCTGCGGTCTGGTGCGGGATTTTCTACGGGGTTGCCGGGGTGTTTGGCGCAACGCTGGCCGCGCTGTTCGCCGCCCTGCCCAAGGAACTGGTGCTGTCGATTGCGGCACTGGCGCTGTTTGGCTCGATCATCAATGGCCTGAGCATCGCCATGAATGAGCCGAAGGAGCGTGAAGCCGCGCTGATCACCTTTATGGTCACAGCGTCAGGGCTGACGTTGTTTTCCATCGGTTCGGCGTTCTGGGGGATTGTGGCGGGGGTGTTGACGCTGGTGATTCTGAACTGGCGCAAGGCCTGA
- a CDS encoding GntR family transcriptional regulator: protein MNEQLQPLKKQPRAGKAGRSGTQDDIVYAHIFEAILEQRLAPGTKLSEEALGEIFGVSRTIIRRALSRLAHEGVVLLRPNRGAVVASPSVEEARQVFLARRLVERAITELAVQHATAEQLAELRQMVNDERDSFSRGDRGAGIRLSGEFHLKLAEAAKNAPLISFQRSLVSQTSLIIAQYESGNRSHCSYDEHTQLIDAIEARDADLAVNLMMHHMDHIDSKLNLDEESASDDLHAVFSHLLQTKKPGRSSVKL, encoded by the coding sequence ATGAACGAACAGTTGCAGCCCCTCAAGAAACAACCGCGAGCCGGTAAGGCCGGTCGCAGTGGAACCCAGGACGATATCGTCTACGCGCATATCTTCGAGGCGATCCTCGAACAACGCCTGGCGCCCGGTACCAAATTGAGTGAAGAAGCGCTGGGCGAAATCTTTGGCGTGAGCCGCACCATCATTCGCCGCGCGCTGTCGCGCCTGGCCCATGAAGGCGTGGTACTGCTGCGGCCCAATCGCGGCGCGGTAGTGGCCAGCCCGAGTGTCGAGGAAGCCCGCCAGGTGTTCCTCGCCCGGCGCCTGGTGGAGCGTGCGATCACTGAGTTGGCGGTGCAGCATGCCACGGCCGAGCAACTGGCCGAGTTGCGGCAGATGGTCAACGACGAGCGCGACAGCTTTTCCCGTGGCGATCGCGGCGCGGGTATCCGGCTTTCCGGCGAGTTCCACCTGAAACTGGCCGAAGCGGCGAAGAACGCGCCGCTGATCAGCTTCCAGCGCAGCCTGGTGTCCCAGACTTCGTTGATCATCGCCCAGTACGAAAGCGGCAACCGCTCGCACTGTTCCTACGATGAGCACACCCAGTTGATCGACGCGATCGAAGCGCGGGATGCGGATCTGGCCGTGAACCTGATGATGCACCACATGGATCACATCGACAGCAAACTCAACCTCGACGAGGAAAGTGCGTCGGATGACCTGCATGCGGTGTTCTCGCATTTGTTGCAGACCAAGAAGCCGGGGCGCTCGTCTGTAAAGTTGTAA